DNA sequence from the Spirochaetales bacterium genome:
GATGTTCGATATTCCCGATCCGCCGACCGCCTATGAATATAAAAATTTTCTCTTTGGAGATGAAGAATAGGTTATGGAATTATTTGGAGAAAAACTCCGGGAAGTCAGGGAAAGCAAGAATTATACCCTGGAGCAGGTGGCCCGGGAAACGAGAATATCCCGCCGGTATATCGAGGCCCTTGAAAGCGAGGATTTTGCAGCATTTCCGGGGGAAACCTATTTAATCGGATTCCTGCGGAGTTATGCCGAATATCTCGACCTCGATCCGGATCATTTTGTCAACCTCTACAGAAACATAAAAATACAGGAACAACCAATCCCTTTTGATGAACTGCTCAATAACAACAGAAAGATGCCCCGTTCCGTTGTCGTGCTGATCGCCGGTCTTGGCATCGTCCTGCTGGCCGGCGGTATCGCCGCCCTTTCCTTTTTTGTTATGACGAATATGGAAAAGCCGGAAGCAATGAAGGACAAAATCGAAGACCCCGCCGTTTTGAAAACGGATGAGGGAGAGGAGTTCGTCTTTAACGATGCGGAAGTCCTGACGCGGTGGTTCAGGGAACATGACAGGATCACGATCCCCCTCGGAGAGAATACGTATCGCATGGAAATCCTGAAAGCGGAGGAACCGTTACAACTCAAAGTGATGGACAAAACGACACTTCTTTATATCGGAAAGAAAGTGAGTTTTGATCTCAATGACGATCAAAAATTCGATGTCACCCTTGTCTTTAACGATCTCATCACCTCCGATTACGGAAACCAGGCAAATATCGGTCTCTATAAAATTACCGTTTCAAAACCCGTTTATATAGCCGGGGAGGACGGTACGGGGGATGGAATAGAGCGTCCTTCCGGAGAACAGAAGGGAGAGGACGAAGAAACGGAGGCGGCGGCGATAATATCGACCCCTCAGCCGGCGGTCACGCCTCTTTCCCGGGCGACGCAGGTTCAGCCGACGCCGCCTGCGGAGATGATCGAAACGGAAGATATCGCCTCGAATGAGGCAACTCTCGCCTCGAATGAGGCAACTCTCGCCTCGAATGAGGCATCCGAAACGGTTGAAACGGGAACGGAGACGACGATCCGTATCAATGAAGAGACGATCACCGTGATCGGAGAATCTGAAAAACGCGAACCGTTTGCCGTCGATATTGATTTTCGCGGTCACTGCCTTTTCCGCTACGCGCAGGACGGTGAAATGATGCCCGAACGCTTTTTCAGTAAAGGAGAAGATTTCGAGATTGAAAATGTCAAAAACGAAGTAAAACTCTGGATTTCGAATGCGAATTCGGTAAAAGCAAAAGTATTGGGAAAAGAGCTTATCATGGGACGGGCCGGGCAAGTGGTGACAAAGCTGATACACTGGGTCAGGAATGAGAGTTCGGGATTGTATCGGCTCG
Encoded proteins:
- a CDS encoding helix-turn-helix domain-containing protein, which encodes MELFGEKLREVRESKNYTLEQVARETRISRRYIEALESEDFAAFPGETYLIGFLRSYAEYLDLDPDHFVNLYRNIKIQEQPIPFDELLNNNRKMPRSVVVLIAGLGIVLLAGGIAALSFFVMTNMEKPEAMKDKIEDPAVLKTDEGEEFVFNDAEVLTRWFREHDRITIPLGENTYRMEILKAEEPLQLKVMDKTTLLYIGKKVSFDLNDDQKFDVTLVFNDLITSDYGNQANIGLYKITVSKPVYIAGEDGTGDGIERPSGEQKGEDEETEAAAIISTPQPAVTPLSRATQVQPTPPAEMIETEDIASNEATLASNEATLASNEASETVETGTETTIRINEETITVIGESEKREPFAVDIDFRGHCLFRYAQDGEMMPERFFSKGEDFEIENVKNEVKLWISNANSVKAKVLGKELIMGRAGQVVTKLIHWVRNESSGLYRLEIVSIY